A DNA window from Lujinxingia litoralis contains the following coding sequences:
- the mraY gene encoding phospho-N-acetylmuramoyl-pentapeptide-transferase: protein MLFELFFLLKDDVSGLNVFRYVSFRVVATMFTSLIISFLLYPWFIRKLQAQQIGQVIRDDGPQSHFSKAGTPTMGGVLILFAVVISTLLWADLKNPYVGVVLGVTVCFAVVGFFDDYMKIRGRSSAGLSGKARLAIEFGVVLLMMLLMFKSEAFSYSTELYLPFVSTERFSLTLPLWVYVPFAMLVIVGTANAVNLTDGLDGLAIGPVIIAAGTFLILAWSTATVLHTTEIIDGVQVVSRFDVARYLMIPKVEGVQELAIFCAAIIGAGVGFLWYNSFPAQVFMGDVGSLSLGGALGTLAVVTKHELLSTIIFGIFLVEALSVITQTTSYKLTGKRVFRMAPIHHHFEMKGWPEPKIIVRFWIIAIMLSLVALMSLKLR from the coding sequence ATGCTTTTCGAACTCTTCTTTTTGCTCAAAGACGACGTCTCGGGGCTCAACGTCTTCCGCTACGTCAGCTTCCGAGTGGTCGCGACGATGTTCACCTCGCTGATCATCAGCTTCCTGCTCTACCCGTGGTTTATTCGTAAACTTCAGGCCCAGCAGATAGGCCAGGTCATTCGCGATGACGGCCCGCAGTCCCACTTCAGTAAGGCCGGTACGCCGACCATGGGCGGGGTCCTGATTCTCTTTGCCGTGGTGATCTCCACACTGCTGTGGGCCGACCTCAAGAACCCCTATGTCGGAGTCGTGCTCGGGGTCACGGTGTGTTTTGCGGTCGTGGGATTCTTCGACGACTACATGAAGATTCGGGGGCGCTCCAGTGCGGGCTTAAGCGGGAAGGCGCGCCTGGCCATTGAGTTCGGCGTGGTGCTCTTGATGATGCTTTTGATGTTCAAAAGCGAGGCCTTCAGTTACTCGACCGAGCTCTACCTTCCCTTTGTCAGCACCGAGCGCTTTAGCCTGACCTTACCCCTGTGGGTCTATGTGCCCTTTGCCATGCTGGTCATCGTGGGCACGGCCAACGCCGTCAACCTCACCGACGGCCTGGACGGACTGGCCATCGGTCCGGTGATCATTGCCGCGGGTACCTTTCTGATCCTGGCCTGGAGCACCGCCACGGTGCTCCACACCACCGAGATCATTGACGGCGTGCAGGTGGTCTCCCGCTTTGACGTGGCTCGCTACCTGATGATTCCCAAGGTCGAAGGGGTCCAGGAGTTGGCCATTTTCTGTGCCGCCATCATCGGCGCCGGGGTGGGATTCTTGTGGTACAACTCCTTCCCGGCTCAGGTGTTCATGGGCGACGTGGGGAGCCTCTCGCTGGGAGGCGCGCTGGGAACCCTGGCGGTGGTCACCAAGCATGAGCTTCTCTCGACGATCATTTTTGGCATCTTTCTGGTCGAGGCGCTCAGCGTCATTACCCAGACCACCAGCTACAAACTCACCGGCAAGCGCGTCTTTCGCATGGCACCGATTCATCACCACTTCGAGATGAAAGGCTGGCCGGAGCCCAAGATTATTGTGCGCTTCTGGATCATCGCCATTATGCTCAGCCTGGTGGCCCTGATGAGCCTTAAGCTGCGCTGA
- the ftsW gene encoding putative lipid II flippase FtsW, translated as MSSDLLSNLTRSASPSGRDSADTAARSWDIWLLFFVGALVTYGLVMLYSASAVMASQRMADHYVLLWSQTQRVVLGVGLLLFALQLDYRWYKRLVYPILLGTVFLLVLVAIPGIGTVQNGARRWFSLGGFSFQPAEVAKLASVIFMAYSVSKKAKRMGSFTIGFLPHLVIIGLMVGLLMLQPDFGSSVILISMMMLLLFVSGARFSYLLVMTLCGAGLAYVAISNSEYRMKRILAFLDPWSHRQDIGYQISESLIAIGASGLSGRGLGNGSGKLGYVPELWNDFIGTIIAEELGFFGVVCLLMLFLGMLWRGYRVAFHAVDAFGMYLAFGITSLFALQGMANLFVVTGMLPTKGLTLPFVSFGGTSMIISLFAIGIVLNISRNDEDTWESDRDRRASQREERRWERKRRNILKRRKDLRQ; from the coding sequence GTGAGCAGCGATCTTCTTTCCAACCTGACCCGCTCGGCCTCCCCATCGGGTCGAGACTCTGCTGATACCGCCGCGCGAAGCTGGGATATCTGGCTGCTCTTCTTTGTGGGGGCGCTGGTAACCTACGGGCTGGTGATGCTCTACTCGGCCAGCGCCGTGATGGCGTCTCAGCGTATGGCCGATCACTACGTGCTGCTGTGGAGCCAAACTCAACGCGTGGTGCTGGGCGTGGGCCTGCTGCTCTTTGCGCTGCAGCTCGACTACCGCTGGTACAAGCGCCTGGTCTATCCGATCCTTCTGGGCACCGTATTCCTCCTGGTGCTGGTCGCCATTCCCGGCATCGGGACCGTGCAGAACGGGGCTCGGCGCTGGTTTAGCCTGGGAGGGTTCTCGTTTCAGCCGGCTGAGGTCGCCAAGTTGGCCTCGGTGATCTTTATGGCCTACTCGGTGAGCAAGAAGGCCAAGCGGATGGGCTCGTTCACCATCGGGTTTTTGCCGCACCTGGTGATCATCGGCCTGATGGTCGGCCTGCTGATGTTGCAGCCCGACTTCGGGAGCTCGGTGATCCTCATCAGCATGATGATGCTCCTGCTCTTTGTCAGCGGCGCGCGTTTCTCGTACCTGCTGGTGATGACCCTCTGCGGGGCCGGGCTGGCCTACGTGGCGATCAGCAACAGCGAATACCGCATGAAGCGCATCCTGGCCTTCCTCGACCCCTGGAGCCATCGCCAGGATATCGGCTACCAGATCAGTGAGTCGCTCATCGCCATCGGCGCCAGCGGACTCTCGGGCCGGGGGCTGGGCAACGGGTCGGGTAAACTGGGCTACGTCCCCGAACTCTGGAACGATTTTATCGGCACGATCATCGCCGAAGAACTCGGGTTCTTCGGGGTTGTCTGCCTGTTGATGCTCTTTTTGGGGATGCTCTGGCGCGGCTACCGGGTGGCCTTTCACGCGGTGGATGCCTTTGGCATGTACCTGGCGTTTGGCATCACTTCGCTCTTTGCTTTGCAGGGCATGGCCAATCTCTTTGTCGTCACCGGCATGCTGCCCACCAAAGGTCTGACGCTGCCTTTTGTCTCCTTTGGCGGCACCTCCATGATCATCAGCCTCTTTGCGATCGGCATCGTGCTCAACATCTCCCGAAATGACGAGGACACCTGGGAGAGTGACCGCGATCGCCGGGCCTCCCAGCGCGAAGAGCGTCGCTGGGAACGAAAGCGCCGCAACATTCTCAAACGCCGTAAAGATCTTCGACAGTAA
- the murG gene encoding undecaprenyldiphospho-muramoylpentapeptide beta-N-acetylglucosaminyltransferase → MTEPQSNPLHLVIAGGGTGGHLFPGVAVAQAFERLAPGSRVSFVGTQRGIEARVIPQLGYPLHLVDVVGLKGSGPLGLLRGVARLPGSGLQARRIVKDLAPSVVVSVGGYAAGPITLAAALARVPTALMEQNAIPGLTNKLLARVVDHAFLTFEESAQYLGRLPHSVPGNPVREELIELASRFDYEGPSPERPFRILVIGGSGGAGSFNEHLPEWFTKMGELQGQLAVRHQAGRGRAEDVRPRYEGFQGRAEVVEFIDDMAEAYRWCDLLICRAGATTIAEVLTLGIPAIYIPFPNAADDHQRFNARSVVEAGAGLMLEDHEIASTRAVNLLAGLMRNPESLSRLAAGARAQGKAQAAETIARALIEMCG, encoded by the coding sequence ATGACAGAGCCTCAGTCCAATCCTCTTCACCTGGTCATTGCCGGGGGCGGCACCGGGGGGCACCTCTTCCCGGGCGTCGCCGTGGCCCAGGCCTTTGAGCGGCTCGCGCCGGGCTCCCGCGTGAGTTTTGTAGGCACGCAACGGGGGATTGAGGCCCGCGTGATTCCGCAACTGGGCTATCCGCTCCATCTGGTGGATGTGGTGGGGCTCAAGGGCAGCGGTCCGCTGGGGCTGTTGCGGGGCGTGGCTCGGCTGCCCGGCAGCGGGTTGCAGGCGCGGCGTATCGTCAAAGATCTCGCGCCCTCGGTGGTGGTCAGCGTCGGCGGCTACGCCGCCGGGCCGATTACCCTGGCCGCCGCGCTGGCCCGGGTCCCTACCGCGCTCATGGAGCAGAACGCGATTCCCGGCCTCACCAACAAGTTGCTCGCCAGGGTCGTGGACCACGCCTTCCTCACCTTTGAGGAGAGCGCTCAGTACCTGGGCCGCTTGCCGCATTCTGTGCCCGGAAATCCGGTGCGCGAGGAGCTCATCGAGTTGGCCAGCCGCTTTGACTACGAGGGGCCCTCACCCGAACGCCCCTTCCGCATCCTGGTGATCGGAGGAAGTGGCGGGGCCGGGAGCTTTAACGAGCATCTCCCCGAGTGGTTTACGAAGATGGGGGAGTTGCAGGGGCAACTCGCCGTGCGTCATCAGGCGGGGCGTGGCCGCGCTGAGGACGTTCGACCACGCTACGAGGGATTTCAGGGCCGGGCCGAGGTCGTGGAATTTATCGACGATATGGCCGAAGCCTACCGCTGGTGCGATCTGCTGATCTGCCGCGCTGGCGCCACCACCATCGCCGAGGTCCTGACCCTGGGGATCCCGGCGATCTACATTCCCTTTCCGAACGCCGCCGACGATCACCAGCGCTTCAACGCCCGCTCGGTGGTCGAGGCCGGTGCGGGCTTGATGCTCGAAGACCACGAGATCGCCTCCACGCGGGCGGTGAACCTGCTGGCCGGGTTGATGCGAAATCCCGAGTCGCTCTCCCGGCTTGCCGCGGGCGCGCGCGCCCAGGGGAAGGCGCAGGCGGCCGAGACGATCGCCCGCGCGTTGATTGAGATGTGCGGCTGA